One region of Oryza sativa Japonica Group chromosome 5, ASM3414082v1 genomic DNA includes:
- the LOC4339683 gene encoding gTP-binding nuclear protein Ran-2: protein MALPNQGTVDYPSFKLVIVGDGGTGKTTFVKRHLTGEFEKKYEPTIGVEVHPLDFTTNCGKIRFYCWDTAGQEKFGGLRDGYYIHGQCAIIMFDVTSRLTYKNVPTWHRDLCRVCENIPIVLCGNKVDVKNRQVKAKQVTFHRKKNLQYYEISAKSNYNFEKPFLYLARKLAGDPNLHFVEAVALKPPEVPIDLAMQQQHEAELAAAAAQPLPDDDDDLIE from the exons ATG GCGCTGCCGAATCAGGGGACCGTGGATTACCCCAGCTTCAAGCTGGTCATCGTCGGCGATGGCGGGACTG GTAAAACTACATTTGTGAAGAGGCATCTCACTGGAGAGTTTGAAAAGAAATATGAGC CAACCATTGGTGTCGAAGTTCACCCTCTAGATTTTACCACCAACTGTGGTAAGATCCGCTTCTACTGCTGGGACACTGCTGGACAAGAGAAGTTTGGTGGACTTAGGGATGGATACTA TATCCATGGTCAATGTgcgataattatgtttgatgtCACTTCAAGGCTGACTTACAAGAATGTTCCAACATGGCATAGGGACTTGTGCAG GGTGTGTGAAAACATCCCCATTGTCCTGTGTGGTAACAAGGTTGATGTGAAGAACAGGCAGGTTAAAGCCAAGCAGGTCACATTCCACAGGAAGAAGAATCTCCAGTACTATGAAATTTCTGCCAAGAGCAACTACAACTTTGAGAAGCCCTTCCTTTATCTTGCAAGGAAGCTTGCTGG TGACCCGAACCTGCATTTCGTTGAAGCTGTTGCTCTTAAACCTCCGGAAGTTCCCATTGACCTGGCAATGCAGCAACA GCATGAGGCTGAGCTTGCGGCTGCAGCAGCACAACCTCTCCCAGATGACGATGACGATCTGATCGAGTAG
- the LOC4339681 gene encoding histone H2B.9, which translates to MAPKAEKKPAAKKPAEEEPAAEKAPAAGKKPKAEKRLPAGKGEKGGAGEGKKAGRKKGKKSVETYKIYIFKVLKQVHPDIGISSKAMSIMNSFINDIFEKLAAEAAKLARYNKKPTITSREIQTSVRLVLPGELAKHAVSEGTKAVTKFTSA; encoded by the coding sequence ATGGCGCCCAAGGCGGAGAAGAAGCCGGCGGCGAAGAAGCccgcggaggaggagcccgcGGCGGAGAAGGCCCCGGCGGCGGGGAAGAAGCCCAAGGCGGAGAAGCGGCTCCCCGCGGGGAAGGGCGAgaagggcggcgccggcgaggggaaGAAGgccgggaggaagaaggggaagaagagcgTGGAGACCTACAAGATCTACATCTTCAAGGTTCTCAAGCAGGTCCACCCCGACATCGGCATCTCCTCCAAGGCCATGTCCATCATGAACTCCTTCATCAACGACATCTTCGAGAAgctcgccgccgaggccgccaaGCTCGCCCGCTACAACAAGAAGCCCACCATCACCTCCCGCGAGATCCAGACCTCCGtccgcctcgtcctccccgGCGAGCTCGCCAAGCACGCCGTCTCCGAGGGCACCAAGGCCGTCACCAAGTTCACCTCCGCTTAG
- the LOC4339682 gene encoding malate dehydrogenase, mitochondrial produces MRPSLLRYAAQALRRRDYSSAAAAAERKVAILGAAGGIGQPLALLMKLNPLVSSLSLYDIAGTPGVAADVSHINSPALVKGFVGEEQLGEALEGSDVVIIPAGVPRKPGMTRDDLFNINAGIVKGLCTAISKYCPNALVNMISNPVNSTVPIAAEVFKKAGTYDEKKLFGVTTLDVVRAKTFYAGKANVPVTEVNVPVVGGHAGITILPLFSQATPASNALSHEDIKALTKRTQDGGTEVVEAKAGKGSATLSMAYAGAVFADACLKGLNGVPDVVECSFVQSTVTELPFFASKVRLGKNGVEEVLGLGQLSEFEKEGLENLKGELKSSIEKGIKFAHAN; encoded by the exons ATGAGGCCGTCGCTGCTGAGATACGCCGCGCaggcgctccgccgccgcgactactcctccgccgccgcggccgctgaGCGGAAGGTGGCCATcctcggggcggcgggcgggATCGGCCAGCCGCTCGCGCTCCTCATGAAGCTCAACCCGCTCGTCTCGTCCCTCTCCCTCTACGATATCGCCGGAAcccccggcgtcgccgccgatgTCTCCCACATCAACTCGCCGGCGCTG GTGAAAGGCTTCGTCGGGGAGGAGCAGCTCGGGGAGGCGTTGGAGGGTTCGGACGTCGTAATCATCCCGGCCGGTGTGCCGAGGAAGCCCGGCATGACCAGGGACGACCTCTTCAACATCAACGCCGGCATTGTTAAGGGCCTCTGCACTGCCATCTCCAAGTACTGCCCCAAC GCTCTTGTCAATATGATCAGCAACCCTGTCAACTCGACTGTCCCCATCGCAGCGGAGGTGTTCAAGAAGGCTGGTACTTACGATGAGAAGAAACTGTTTGGTGTGACCACGCTTGATGTTGTGCGCGCTAAAACTTTCTATGCTGGAAAGGCTAATGTGCCAGTTACTG AAGTGAATGTCCCTGTGGTTGGTGGCCATGCTGGTATTACTATCCTGCCACTGTTCTCGCAG GCAACCCCTGCAAGTAATGCATTGTCGCATGAGGACATTAAGGCTCTGACCAAGAGGACACAAGATGGTGGGACGGAAGTTGTTGAAGCAAAGGCTGGAAAGGGTTCTGCAACATTGTCTATGGC ATATGCTGGTGCGGTATTTGCAGATGCGTGCTTGAAGGGGCTTAATGGAGTTCCTGATGTTGTAGAGTGCTCTTTTGTGCAATCAACAGTAACAGAGCTGCCATTCTTCGCCTCAAAG GTAAGGCTTGGCAAGAACGGAGTGGAGGAAGTACTTGGGCTGGGCCAGCTTTCCGAGTTTGAGAAGGAGGGTCTGGAGAACCTGAAGGGTGAGCTCAAGTCTTCGATTGAGAAGGGCATCAAGTTTGCTCACGCGAACTAG
- the LOC4339684 gene encoding 3-ketoacyl-CoA synthase 11: MAEQQQQQAPLLQRPAAAPPSSSRLPDFKQSVKLKYVKLGYHYLITHGAYLLLAPLPGLVAAHLSTFTLGDLADLWQNLQYNLVSVLLCSTLLVLVSTAYFLTRPRPVYLVDFACYKPDDERKCSRARFMNCTERLGTFTPENVEFQRKIIERSGLGEDTYLPEAVLNIPPNPSMANARKEAEMVMYGALDELLAKTGVNPKDIGILVVNCSLFNPTPSLSAMVVNHYKLRGNVVSYNLGGMGCSAGLISIDLAKDLLQVYPNTYAVVISMENITLNWYFGNDRSMLVSNCLFRMGGAAILLSNRGSARRRSKYQLVHTVRTHRGADDRCFGCVTQREDADGKTGVSLSKDLMAVAGEALKTNITTLGPLVLPMSEQLLFFATLVTRKVLKRKVKPYIPDFKLAFEHFCIHAGGRAVLDELEKNLQLSDWHMEPSRMTLHRFGNTSSSSLWYELAYAEAKGRIKKGDRTWQIAFGSGFKCNSAVWRALRSVNPAKENNFTNPWIDEIHRFPVPVPKVSAI; this comes from the coding sequence ATggccgagcagcagcagcagcaagcgccGCTGCTGCAGAGGCCAGCCGCtgcaccgccgtcgtcgagccggCTGCCGGACTTCAAGCAATCGGTGAAGCTCAAGTACGTGAAGCTGGGGTACCACTACCTCATCACCCACGGCGCGTACCTCCTGCTCGCCCCGCTCCCGGGCCTCGTGGCGGCGCACCTCTCCACCTTCACGCTGGGCGACCTCGCCGACCTGTGGCAAAACCTCCAGTACAACCTCGTCTCCGTGCTCCTCTGCTCCACGCTGCTGGTGCTCGTCTCCACCGCCTACTTCCtcacgcgcccgcgccccgtcTACCTCGTCGACTTCGCGTGCTACAAGCCCGACGACGAGCGCAAGTGCAGCCGCGCGCGCTTCATGAACTGCACCGAGCGGCTCGGCACGTTCACGCCGGAGAACGTCGAGTTCCAGCGCAAGATCATCGAGCGCTCGGGCCTCGGCGAGGACACGTACCTCCCCGAGGCGGTGCTCAACATCCCGCCCAACCCCTCCATGGCCAACGCGAGGAAGGAGGCCGAGATGGTCATGTACGGCGCGCTCGACGAGCTGCTCGCCAAGACCGGCGTGAACCCCAAGGACATCGGCATCCTGGTCGTCAACTGCAGCCTCTTCAACCCGACGCCGTCGCTGTCCGCCATGGTGGTGAACCACTACAAGCTGAGGGGCAACGTCGTCAGCTACAACCTCGGCGGCATGGGGTGCAGCGCCGGCCTCATCTCCATCGACCTCGCCAAGGACCTCCTGCAGGTGTACCCCAACACGTACGCCGTGGTGATCAGCATGGAGAACATCACGCTCAACTGGTACTTCGGCAACGACCGCTCCATGCTCGTGTCCAACTGCCTCTTCCGcatgggcggcgcggcgatccTCCTCTCCAACCGCGGCTCCGCGAGGCGGCGCTCCAAGTACCAGCTGGTGCACACCGTGCGCACGCACCGCGGCGCCGACGACCGGTGCTTCGGCTGCGTGACGCAGCGGGAGGACGCTGACGGGAAGACCGGCGTGTCGCTGTCCAAGGACCtgatggcggtggccggcgaggcgCTCAAGACCAACATCACCACGCTGGGCCCGCTGGTGCTCCCCATGTCGGAGCAGCTCCTCTTCTTCGCGACGCTCGTCACCCGCAAGGTGCTGAAGCGGAAGGTGAAGCCGTACATCCCGGACTTCAAGCTGGCGTTCGAGCACTTCTGCAtccacgccggcggccgcgccgtgctGGACGAGCTGGAGAAGAACCTGCAGCTGTCGGACTGGCACATGGAGCCGTCGCGGATGACGCTGCACAGGTTCGGGAACACGTCGAGCAGCTCGCTGTGGTACGAGCTCGCCTACGCCGAGGCCAAGGGGCGGATCAAGAAGGGGGACAGGACGTGGCAGATCGCCTTCGGCTCCGGCTTCAAGTGCAACAGCGCCGTGTGGAGGGCGCTCCGGTCGGTGAACCCGGCCAAGGAGAACAACTTCACCAACCCGTGGATCGACGAGATCCACCGCTTCCCGGTGCCCGTCCCCAAGGTGTCGGCCATATGA